A single genomic interval of Helianthus annuus cultivar XRQ/B chromosome 13, HanXRQr2.0-SUNRISE, whole genome shotgun sequence harbors:
- the LOC118485770 gene encoding zinc finger protein 8-like: protein MGESSSSPIEKNSHNLHDQNPSFSSSVKLFGVAVSDLDTTPATQPDCENKRYECQYCKRDFTNSQALGGHQNSHKKERQRLKSLHFTTNNHRRFATPVTMHNAHATRFGHFQQPLVPVVDHYIYPPSTPRVLSGVPLRFPGRFYSGGPLEFRNVGNNETRMIEEAGDSCNGVDVNLHL from the coding sequence ATGGGCGAGAGTTCCTCATCACCAATAGAGAAAAACTCCCATAACTTACATGACCAAAATCCCTCATTCTCTTCCTCGGTGAAGCTGTTTGGTGTCGCGGTCAGTGACCTCGACACAACTCCTGCGACACAACCAGACTGCGAAAACAAAAGATACGAGTGCCAATACTGCAAACGAGACTTCACCAATTCTCAAGCATTAGGGGGCCATCAAAATTCACACAAGAAAGAACGTCAAAGATTAAAAAGTTTGCATTTCACGACCAATAATCACCGGCGCTTTGCAACGCCAGTGACCATGCATAATGCACATGCTACAAGATTTGGACACTTTCAACAACCGCTGGTGCCGGTGGTGGATCACTATATATATCCACCATCGACACCACGGGTACTGTCTGGTGTTCCACTAAGGTTTCCGGGTAGGTTTTATTCTGGAGGACCACTGGAATTCAGAAATGTTGGTAACAATGAAACAAGGATGATTGAAGAAGCAGGTGACAGTTGTAATGGTGTAGATGTTAATCTGCACCTTTGA